One part of the Drosophila teissieri strain GT53w chromosome 3R, Prin_Dtei_1.1, whole genome shotgun sequence genome encodes these proteins:
- the LOC122619499 gene encoding zinc finger protein 84 isoform X1, translating to MKLPVICRTCDSTDTDNLLKLATPSKKYPDKLLSEILCELTEINVNKLDATGSQKLPQCLCSGCTKKLMGAYCFVKQALAANELLMKHLKNGGAPSSTDCLQEAPMELCAEQHVEVKLETEDEDCGENDVTITCSELPEPDEMDMESKKSVDPLTMIETVKLEMEPRSVEKPAEDDPSSDFEDEDSLDNLPLFNRIQKWKTGRKSVYKCQDCPRSFKRFDFLKRHEMRIHKPETRLYACSLCIRKFSRSEALEAHLKVHRNSKRSANISEHKKAKAVDLNLCKPHGYKLIECMICQSQYNKIADLRRHLEEHPDIVSLCGRPNMEPHELAELFYPDSKDLNEEQLINMIRKDLAAGIYQRFYSITNQSGYEMDLDSSETDSDMDGDPDDQQKRRRKSRKATYSCELCQQKFPRKYQLYDHQRQSHSWSDAPHVCGRCDGRFVSLQLLRHHNESQCRNAQKRFLCHKCPLRFRWKHNLKTHFREHRITNQTFECSECKRVFDKKKSLTVHLLSVHAEESKLIPCQWCSRKFYRHDYLVKHLKRHGLKEQDIPLAETLIAATSRPNGAKRITCRMCNLHFERIVDLRAHIQLELKLSLSLHQSYDSPHNYSITNESGFELQLEDSETEDEMQPGAGSRPVYICELCSVQCKRKFEMIQHQRTMHRFDKMPHECDDCVFKCVSKSIMDHHRQGQCSSTEKKHPCGKCSYKFMWPENLEQHVLLQHSKSSVGNAAGVRLTPGTGDLEKDATEDGVPLLQCPHCDRTYQMKSRLNNHIRDVHINGDRKRKEAIKRFLCSLCGMETRSAAALVTHMRRHTGEKPFKCDLCEMAFPRHSELASHRRMHTGEKPFHCTVCGKDFARSDKLKRHMLTHSGLKPHKCTYCEKSYRQAKDLKLHLQQHTGECPFVCGTCGERFIQSSTLEKHRLMRRHFDEVETWLRRQK from the exons ATGAAGCTGCCGGTGATTTGTCGCACGTGCGACTCCACGGACACCGACAACCTTCTGAAGCTGGCCACGCCCTCGAAAAAGTATCCGGACAAGTTGCTTTCGGAGATTTTGTGCGAGCTAACCGAAATCAATGTAAACAAA CTGGATGCTACTGGCAGTCAGAAACTTCCGCAATGCTTGTGCAGCGGATGCACCAAGAAATTAATGGGCGCCTATTGCTTTGTGAAGCAGGCGCTGGCCGCCAACGAACTTCTAATGAAGCATCTGAAGAACGGAGGTGCTCCATCGTCAACGGACTGCCTGCAGGAGGCGCCGATGGAGCTGTGTGCTGAGCAGCATGTGGAAGTCAAGCTGGAGACCGAGGATGAGGACTGTGGCGAAAACGATGTCACCATCACCTGCTCCGAGCTACCAGAACCGGACGAAATGGATATGGAGAGCAAAAAGTCCGTGGACCCTCTGACCATGATTGAGACTGTGAAACTGGAAATGGAGCCAAGGAGCGTTGAGAAACCAGCGGAAGACGATCCGTCATCGGACTTTGAAGACGAAGA CTCCCTGGATAATCTGCCGCTGTTTAATCGCAttcaaaagtggaaaacagGAAGGAAGTCTGTATATAAATGTCAGGACTGCCCCAGGAGCTTTAAACGATTCGACTTTTTGAAACGCCATGAAATGCGCATCCATAAGCCAGAAACCCGATTGTACGCCTGCTCACTTTGCATTCGCAAGTTCAGCCGCAGCGAAGCCCTCGAAGCGCACCTAAAAGTTCACCGGAACTCAAAACGATCGGCGAACATTAGCGAGCACAAGAAGGCAAAGGCCGTGGATTTAAATCTCTGCAAACCGCATGGCTACAAGCTTATTGAGTGCATGATTTGCCAGAGCCAGTACAACAAGATTGCTGATCTACGACGCCATTTGGAGGAGCACCCTGATATTGTCAGCCTGTGCGGTCGGCCAAATATGGAGCCCCATGAGCTGGCGGAGCTGTTTTATCCCGATTCCAAGGACCTCAATGAGGAACAGTTAATCAACATGATTCGCAAGGACCTGGCGGCGGGTATCTATCAGCGTTTCTATTCGATAACGAACCAAAGTGGCTACGAAATGGATCTGGACAGCTCGGAGACCGACAGCGATATGGACGGAGATCCCGATGACCAGCAAAAGAGACGAAGAAAGTCGCGCAAAGCCACCTACAGCTGCGAACTGTGCCAGCAAAAGTTCCCGCGAAAATATCAGCTTTATGACCACCAGCGACAGAGCCACAGTTGGTCAGACGCCCCTCATGTTTGCGGACGATGTGATGGACGTTTTGTTAGTCTGCAGCTGCTACGGCACCACAACGAGTCGCAGTGTAGGAATGCTCAAAAACGATTTCTCTGTCACAAATGTCCGCTGCGCTTCCGCTGGAAACACAACCTGAAAACGCACTTCCGCGAACACAGGATAACA AATCAAACCTTTGAATGTTCCGAGTGCAAACGGGTCTTTGACAAAAAGAAATCCCTCACCGTTCACCTGCTTAGCGTACATGCAGAGGAATCAAAGCTAATTCCCTGCCAGTGGTGCAGTCGCAAATTCTATCGGCACGACTACTTGGTCAAACACCTGAAGCGCCACGGTTTGAAAGAGCAGGACATTCCCTTGGCAGAAACATTGATTGCTGCCACCTCTCGGCCAAACGGTGCAAAGCGCATTACCTGCCGCATGTGCAATCTGCATTTCGAGCGTATTGTTGATCTGCGTGCCCATATCCAGTTGGAGCTCAAGCTATCCCTGTCGCTACACCAGAGCTACGACTCCCCGCACAATTACTCCATAACAAACGAATCTGGCTttgagctgcagctggaggatTCGGAAACCGAGGACGAGATGCAGCCCGGTGCTGGCAGCCGTCCCGTTTATATCTGCGAGTTGTGCAGCGTGCAGTGCAAGCGGAAGTTCGAAATGATCCAGCATCAGCGGACGATGCATCGCTTTGACAAAATGCCACACGAATGCGACGACTGCGTCTTTAAATGTGTCTCCAAG AGCATTATGGACCACCACCGGCAGGGCCAGTGTAGTAGTACCGAAAAGAAGCATCCATGCGGCAAGTGCTCCTACAAGTTTATGTGGCCAGAGAACCTAGAGCAGCATGTTCTTCTGCAACACAGCAAGTCTTCCGTCGGCAATGCGGCGGGCGTAAGACTCACGCCAGGGACCGGTGACCTGGAAAAGGATGCCACTGAGGACGGAGTGCCGCTGCTACAGTGTCCGCACTGCGATCGCACATACCAGATGAAGTCTCGCCTGAACAACCATATCCGCGATGTGCACATTAACGGTGACCGAAAGCGCAAGGAGGCTATCAAGCGCTTCCTCTGCTCCCTGTGCGGAATGGAGACGAGATCAGCTGCCGCCCTTGTCACTCATATGCGACGCCACACTGGCGAGAAGCCCTTCAAGTGCGATCTGTGCGAGATGGCCTTTCCCCGTCACTCAGAGCTGGCCTCGCACCGCCGGATGCACACCGGCGAGAAGCCATTCCACTGCACAGTCTGCGGCAAGGACTTTGCCCGCTCAGATAAGCTTAAGCGCCATATGCTCACACACAGCGGCTTAAAGCCGCACAAATGCACATACTGCGAGAAGAGCTACCGCCAGGCCAAGGACCTCAAGCTTCATCTCCAGCAGCACACCGGAGAATGTCCCTTTGTGTGCGGCACCTGCGGCGAGCGCTTCATCCAGAGCAGCACGCTGGAGAAGCATCGGTTGATGCGGCGTCACTTCGACGAGGTGGAGACGTGGCTGAGGCGCCAAAAGTAA
- the LOC122619499 gene encoding zinc finger protein 84 isoform X2 — MKLPVICRTCDSTDTDNLLKLATPSKKYPDKLLSEILCELTEINLDATGSQKLPQCLCSGCTKKLMGAYCFVKQALAANELLMKHLKNGGAPSSTDCLQEAPMELCAEQHVEVKLETEDEDCGENDVTITCSELPEPDEMDMESKKSVDPLTMIETVKLEMEPRSVEKPAEDDPSSDFEDEDSLDNLPLFNRIQKWKTGRKSVYKCQDCPRSFKRFDFLKRHEMRIHKPETRLYACSLCIRKFSRSEALEAHLKVHRNSKRSANISEHKKAKAVDLNLCKPHGYKLIECMICQSQYNKIADLRRHLEEHPDIVSLCGRPNMEPHELAELFYPDSKDLNEEQLINMIRKDLAAGIYQRFYSITNQSGYEMDLDSSETDSDMDGDPDDQQKRRRKSRKATYSCELCQQKFPRKYQLYDHQRQSHSWSDAPHVCGRCDGRFVSLQLLRHHNESQCRNAQKRFLCHKCPLRFRWKHNLKTHFREHRITNQTFECSECKRVFDKKKSLTVHLLSVHAEESKLIPCQWCSRKFYRHDYLVKHLKRHGLKEQDIPLAETLIAATSRPNGAKRITCRMCNLHFERIVDLRAHIQLELKLSLSLHQSYDSPHNYSITNESGFELQLEDSETEDEMQPGAGSRPVYICELCSVQCKRKFEMIQHQRTMHRFDKMPHECDDCVFKCVSKSIMDHHRQGQCSSTEKKHPCGKCSYKFMWPENLEQHVLLQHSKSSVGNAAGVRLTPGTGDLEKDATEDGVPLLQCPHCDRTYQMKSRLNNHIRDVHINGDRKRKEAIKRFLCSLCGMETRSAAALVTHMRRHTGEKPFKCDLCEMAFPRHSELASHRRMHTGEKPFHCTVCGKDFARSDKLKRHMLTHSGLKPHKCTYCEKSYRQAKDLKLHLQQHTGECPFVCGTCGERFIQSSTLEKHRLMRRHFDEVETWLRRQK; from the exons ATGAAGCTGCCGGTGATTTGTCGCACGTGCGACTCCACGGACACCGACAACCTTCTGAAGCTGGCCACGCCCTCGAAAAAGTATCCGGACAAGTTGCTTTCGGAGATTTTGTGCGAGCTAACCGAAATCAAT CTGGATGCTACTGGCAGTCAGAAACTTCCGCAATGCTTGTGCAGCGGATGCACCAAGAAATTAATGGGCGCCTATTGCTTTGTGAAGCAGGCGCTGGCCGCCAACGAACTTCTAATGAAGCATCTGAAGAACGGAGGTGCTCCATCGTCAACGGACTGCCTGCAGGAGGCGCCGATGGAGCTGTGTGCTGAGCAGCATGTGGAAGTCAAGCTGGAGACCGAGGATGAGGACTGTGGCGAAAACGATGTCACCATCACCTGCTCCGAGCTACCAGAACCGGACGAAATGGATATGGAGAGCAAAAAGTCCGTGGACCCTCTGACCATGATTGAGACTGTGAAACTGGAAATGGAGCCAAGGAGCGTTGAGAAACCAGCGGAAGACGATCCGTCATCGGACTTTGAAGACGAAGA CTCCCTGGATAATCTGCCGCTGTTTAATCGCAttcaaaagtggaaaacagGAAGGAAGTCTGTATATAAATGTCAGGACTGCCCCAGGAGCTTTAAACGATTCGACTTTTTGAAACGCCATGAAATGCGCATCCATAAGCCAGAAACCCGATTGTACGCCTGCTCACTTTGCATTCGCAAGTTCAGCCGCAGCGAAGCCCTCGAAGCGCACCTAAAAGTTCACCGGAACTCAAAACGATCGGCGAACATTAGCGAGCACAAGAAGGCAAAGGCCGTGGATTTAAATCTCTGCAAACCGCATGGCTACAAGCTTATTGAGTGCATGATTTGCCAGAGCCAGTACAACAAGATTGCTGATCTACGACGCCATTTGGAGGAGCACCCTGATATTGTCAGCCTGTGCGGTCGGCCAAATATGGAGCCCCATGAGCTGGCGGAGCTGTTTTATCCCGATTCCAAGGACCTCAATGAGGAACAGTTAATCAACATGATTCGCAAGGACCTGGCGGCGGGTATCTATCAGCGTTTCTATTCGATAACGAACCAAAGTGGCTACGAAATGGATCTGGACAGCTCGGAGACCGACAGCGATATGGACGGAGATCCCGATGACCAGCAAAAGAGACGAAGAAAGTCGCGCAAAGCCACCTACAGCTGCGAACTGTGCCAGCAAAAGTTCCCGCGAAAATATCAGCTTTATGACCACCAGCGACAGAGCCACAGTTGGTCAGACGCCCCTCATGTTTGCGGACGATGTGATGGACGTTTTGTTAGTCTGCAGCTGCTACGGCACCACAACGAGTCGCAGTGTAGGAATGCTCAAAAACGATTTCTCTGTCACAAATGTCCGCTGCGCTTCCGCTGGAAACACAACCTGAAAACGCACTTCCGCGAACACAGGATAACA AATCAAACCTTTGAATGTTCCGAGTGCAAACGGGTCTTTGACAAAAAGAAATCCCTCACCGTTCACCTGCTTAGCGTACATGCAGAGGAATCAAAGCTAATTCCCTGCCAGTGGTGCAGTCGCAAATTCTATCGGCACGACTACTTGGTCAAACACCTGAAGCGCCACGGTTTGAAAGAGCAGGACATTCCCTTGGCAGAAACATTGATTGCTGCCACCTCTCGGCCAAACGGTGCAAAGCGCATTACCTGCCGCATGTGCAATCTGCATTTCGAGCGTATTGTTGATCTGCGTGCCCATATCCAGTTGGAGCTCAAGCTATCCCTGTCGCTACACCAGAGCTACGACTCCCCGCACAATTACTCCATAACAAACGAATCTGGCTttgagctgcagctggaggatTCGGAAACCGAGGACGAGATGCAGCCCGGTGCTGGCAGCCGTCCCGTTTATATCTGCGAGTTGTGCAGCGTGCAGTGCAAGCGGAAGTTCGAAATGATCCAGCATCAGCGGACGATGCATCGCTTTGACAAAATGCCACACGAATGCGACGACTGCGTCTTTAAATGTGTCTCCAAG AGCATTATGGACCACCACCGGCAGGGCCAGTGTAGTAGTACCGAAAAGAAGCATCCATGCGGCAAGTGCTCCTACAAGTTTATGTGGCCAGAGAACCTAGAGCAGCATGTTCTTCTGCAACACAGCAAGTCTTCCGTCGGCAATGCGGCGGGCGTAAGACTCACGCCAGGGACCGGTGACCTGGAAAAGGATGCCACTGAGGACGGAGTGCCGCTGCTACAGTGTCCGCACTGCGATCGCACATACCAGATGAAGTCTCGCCTGAACAACCATATCCGCGATGTGCACATTAACGGTGACCGAAAGCGCAAGGAGGCTATCAAGCGCTTCCTCTGCTCCCTGTGCGGAATGGAGACGAGATCAGCTGCCGCCCTTGTCACTCATATGCGACGCCACACTGGCGAGAAGCCCTTCAAGTGCGATCTGTGCGAGATGGCCTTTCCCCGTCACTCAGAGCTGGCCTCGCACCGCCGGATGCACACCGGCGAGAAGCCATTCCACTGCACAGTCTGCGGCAAGGACTTTGCCCGCTCAGATAAGCTTAAGCGCCATATGCTCACACACAGCGGCTTAAAGCCGCACAAATGCACATACTGCGAGAAGAGCTACCGCCAGGCCAAGGACCTCAAGCTTCATCTCCAGCAGCACACCGGAGAATGTCCCTTTGTGTGCGGCACCTGCGGCGAGCGCTTCATCCAGAGCAGCACGCTGGAGAAGCATCGGTTGATGCGGCGTCACTTCGACGAGGTGGAGACGTGGCTGAGGCGCCAAAAGTAA
- the LOC122619504 gene encoding peptidyl-prolyl cis-trans isomerase FKBP2 has protein sequence MKLTCILLICAFVAATAASDAKVKIGIKKRVENCTRKAKGGDLVHVHYRGALQDGTEFDSSYSRGTPFSFTLGARQVIKGWDQGILGMCEGEQRKLTIPPELGYGASGAGGGKIPPNAVLVFDTELVKIEPRSGSEEL, from the exons ATGAAGTTAACTTGTATTTTGTTAATCTGCGCTTTCGTGGCCGCCACCGCTGCCAGCGATGCAAAGGTGAAGATCGGCATTAAGAAGCGGGTGGAGAACTGCACCCGGAAGGCCAAGGGCGGCGATCTCGTCCACGTGCACTACAGA GGAGCACTGCAGGATGGAACCGAGTTCGACAGCAGCTACTCCCGTGGCACTCCCTTCTCCTTTACCCTGGGAGCGCGTCAGGTGATCAAGGGCTGGGATCAGGGAATCCTTGGCATGTGTGAGGGTGAGCAGCGGAAGCTGACGATTCCGCCAGAACTGGGATACGGAGCAAGTGGAGCCGGTGGCGGAAAGATTCCCCCCAATGCGGTGCTCGTCTTCGATACGGAGCTGGTGAAAATCGAACCGCGCTCTGGATCTGAAGAGCTGTAA
- the LOC122619937 gene encoding mucin-5AC translates to MRVAGWLRGGLMLALAVIVTQARFIAKRETTGLEQAVASTSIDPDMVKAPRESGSAREPVEIKAESDMFSSQAHIGDERSATIVDQTETQTASLKENPKAKETTAAFEQNETSTNTEKIIGEELLKLKESATTEAQLKAAQVDRDTDTVKEESSIPTTSQLDQNPTNATVKESTEAPLKEETLLKEVLNTTTEHTLLTEKATQKDLVIMNPPLREAQTEMKANIADSVASDNPTLPLKAVSIEVPNTTERVVNTTTTRSSDHGRSMQYSSTTEESSRFPAAVTPMKLRPLPMTPTLASTTSTSTPSPTTPVSFASNENVIEESTSKSEVRQLPEKRAKFISENSTNAQQLTLPNTAEVWSLAAMKAVPKAPLTTTTIVPLLKPTDLANDIDMPLNKSELHKEKNLLDWMNIAMLPQTPENRTEFVVRTTLDATEGATQATTEALAEESHSKSEITVGLEHHNVTTARIIPSTPDPGSTDLNMTTTTVRAQQLEVPMVKKMADVANAKLTEAITEAQRETEVATEAETEAETEAATEAVTEAATEAATSVTLPEQLATSAVTARVDSTQAERLNVTTAAAESGEMSKANSTDTLSAMTSTTTTTEKPTSVEHITAKLDLEVATSQATTAATSSGPTEAVATSSTTAATLLASEAAETAVASATFEATTAATSSVAATPSTTEMAIKATEISNISNISEGDDDNSNDVIVATTKFPESEQAATTTTTTTTATASEEPTATTVSVRVAGEVSTSIRPEIIVTSTRSSAIAGTSTAATSVATPTQTEIAQISNEVNLEAVTVKTRDGFGNTNELRTAEKTDNAVNNSVAITESDSGALATAVESHPTTATSLLSDVSQLSKEHESSLETNNIGEASPESTTPSTAAAAGAAAATVAVATDESTAAAATGGQEIEREGQHHEGQQVVDAQDTEQQLAKTTMAVTTTTTSATTTTTSTTTTTTETPSTTTTMQPVEISLLDDSTTSTTTRVYFESSTVASTTSSSTTMLPETTTASTQSPSQLPPTFMAPYPNELDHMQTNAQGNGTDVNVIIAITVSVIGVVALILLVAFLYLMRKRQKQTSYGQRCRPVSLDAYSLDNVSVLGSVRRKGRDVRASKRTYGNAAFDDPSLRHNLLTASELARFAERRSDVFEEFRDVPQIIARADEVPPGCEDKNRYANVIPLPETRVVLQRQGDDDKTEYINANYVRGPRDAPNYYIACQAPLESTTSDFWRMIWEQQSRVIVQATDLSENGIERCAEYLPPSATLDNHSSYGDYQVTLKHREVKDRYAISTLVLKRVDGEESRELTHYWYKWPEAGVPAEEAPIIAMLLEARSSLKSYCLEQANELREKSATLETSMDADGSKAEAGSTSSHEINGNISSRSAARSQQGPLTVHCSPGTGRTGTIIASDMAIRSLETPKRSVDIPQLVYYVRRGRASAVQTKEQYEFIYKVASMYAAKITNLSNDN, encoded by the exons GAGCGCAACAATTGTGGATCAGACTGAAACCCAAACTGCTAGTCTGAAAGAGAATCCCAAAGCTAAGGAAACGACGGCAGCCTTCGAGCAAAATGAGACCAGCACCAACACCGAAAAAATTATAGGTGAAGAGCTACTCAAGCTGAAGGAGTCGGCAACCACGGAAGCCCAGTTAAAGGCAGCTCAAGTGGATAGGGATACAGATACGGTTAAGGAAGAGTCGAGCATCCCAACCACGTCTCAGTTGGATCAGAACCCAACAAATGCGACAGTTAAGGAGTCTACCGAAGCTCCTTTAAAAGAAGAAACTCTTTTGAAAGAGGTCTTAAACACAACCACTGAACATACATTGTTAACCGAGAAAGCCACTCAAAAAGATTTAGTCATAATGAACCCCCCTTTAAGAGAGGCACAAACTGAGATGAAGGCTAACATCGCTGACTCTGTGGCATCCGATAATCCCACCTTACCTCTAAAAGCAGTCTCTATTGAAGTACCAAACACCACAGAGCGAGTGGTCAACACCACAACCACTCGTTCTTCCGATCATGGCCGATCCATGCAGTATTCATCCACCACCGAAGAATCGAGCCGATTCCCTGCTGCAGTTACACCCATGAAATTGAGGCCACTACCCATGACTCCTACACTGGCCAGCACCACTTCAACATCCACGCCCTCGCCAACCACGCCAGTTTCCTTCGCCTCCAATGAGAATGTCATCGAGGAGTCCACCTCGAAGTCAGAGGTGCGCCAGTTGCCCGAGAAGCGAGCCAAGTTCATAAGTGAAAACTCCACGAATGCCCAGCAACTTACACTGCCCAACACAGCTGAGGTTTGGAGTCTGGCTGCCATGAAGGCGGTACCCAAGGCACCGCTAACTACCACAACTATCGTGCCACTCCTCAAGCCCACTGATCTTGCGAATGATATAGACATGCCGCTCAATAAATCGGAGCTGCACAAGGAGAAGAATCTCCTGGACTGGATGAACATTGCCATGTTGCCACAGACGCCCGAGAATCGCACCGAATTTGTGGTCAGAACCACGCTGGATGCCACCGAGGGCGCCACTCAGGCTACTACAGAAGCTTTGGCAGAGGAAAGCCACTCCAAAAGCGAGATTACAGTGGGATTGGAACACCATAATGTCACAACAGCAAGGATAATACCTTCAACACCGGATCCTGGATCTACGGACCTGAATATGACGACAACAACGGTGCGTGCACAACAACTGGAAGTTCCCATGGTCAAAAAGATGGCCGATGTTGCCAACGCCAAGTTGACAGAGGCGATTACAGAGGCTCAAAGGGAAACAGAAGTGGCAACAGAGGCTGAAACAGAGGCTGAAACAGAGGCGGCAACAGAGGCAGTAACAGAGGCTGCAACAGAGGCTGCAACATCGGTTACATTACCCGAGCAACTTGCAACATCTGCCGTAACAGCGAGGGTTGATTCAACACAAGCGGAACGGTTGAATgttacaacagcagcagcagagtcaGGTGAAATGTCTAAGGCAAATTCAACAGATACGTTGTCAGCGATGACAAGCACAACTACTACCACAGAAAAGCCCACATCTGTGGAGCATATAACCGCTAAGCTAGACTTGGAAGTAGCAACATCACAGGCCACAACAGCTGCAACATCAAGTGGACCAACGGAGGCCGTAGCAACAtcatcaacaacagcagcaactctGCTTGCCTCAGaggcagcagaaacagcagtGGCATCAGCAACATTCGAGGCTACAACAGCTGCAACATCGAGTGTGGCAGCCACCCCCAGCACAACCGAAATGGCCATAAAAGCGACTGAAATCAGCAATatcagcaacatcagcgaGGGCGACGACGATAACAGTAACGACGTCATCGTTGCCACAACCAAATTTCCAGAGAGCGAGcaggcagcaacaacgacaacgacaacgacaacggcaacggcaagcGAGGAGCCAACAGCGACGACGGTTAGTGTGCGAGTGGCTGGCGAGGTGAGCACTTCGATTCGGCCAGAAATCATCGTTACCAGTACGCGGAGCAGTGCGATCGCGGGTACAAGTACAGCGGCGACAAGTGTAGCAACACCCACGCAAACGGAAATTGCGCAAATTAGCAATGAAGTGAACTTGGAGGCAGTGACAGTGAAGACGCGCGACGGCTTCGGCAATACGAATGAGTTAAGAACAGCTGAGAAAACCGATAACGCGGTCAATAACAGTGTGGCCATAACAGAGAGCGACTCGGGGGCATTGGCAACAGCAGTGGAAAGCCACCCCACGACAGCCACCAGTCTGCTCAGTGACGTGAGCCAGCTGAGCAAGGAGCACGAGTCCTCGCTGGAGACCAACAACATAGGCGAGGCGTCACCCGAATCGACGACgccatcaacagcagcagcagcaggagcagcagctgccactgttgctgttgcaacgGATGAGAGcacagcggcggcagcaacaggTGGCCAGGAAATCGAGAGGGAGGGTCAACATCATGAGGGACAACAGGTGGTTGATGCGCAGGACACAGAGCAGCAGTTAGCCAAGACAACGATGGCGgtgacaacgacaacaaccaGTGCTACAACAACTACCACCagtacaacaacaaccacaacggAAACGCCCTCAACCACTACAACAATGCAGCCGGTGGAGATAAGTCTGCTGGACgacagcaccaccagcaccacaacGCGGGTATACTTCGAGTCCTCCACGGtggccagcaccaccagcagcagcaccaccatgCTGCCGGAGACGACAACCGCGTCCACCCAGTCGCCAAGTCAACTGCCACCCACATTCATGGCCCCGTATCCCAACGAACTGGATCACATGCAGACCAACGCCCAGGGCAATGGGACGGACGTGAATGTGATCATAGCCATCACGGTCAGCGTGATTGGTGTGGTGGCCCTCATCCTGCTGGTGGCATTCCTCTACTTGATGCGCAAGCGCCAGAAGCAGACGTCCTATGGCCAAAGATGTCGCCCCGTGAGCCTGGATGCCTACTCCCTGGACAACGTTTCCGTGCTGGGCAGTGTGCGGCGGAAGGGTCGCGACGTGCGGGCCTCCAAGCGGACCTACGGCAACGCCGCCTTCGATGATCCCTCGCTGCGGCACAATCTCCTGACCGCCAGCGAGCTGGCCCGCTTCGCGGAGCGACGCTCCGACGTCTTCGAGGAGTTCCGGGACGTGCCGCAGATCATTGCCAGGGCGGACGAAGTGCCTCCTGGTTGTGAGGACAAGAACCG CTACGCCAACGTGATTCCGCTTCCTGAGACGCGGGTGGTGCTCCAGCGGCAAGGCGACGATGACAAAACGGAATACATTAATGCCAATTATGTGCGG GGACCCCGAGATGCGCCCAACTACTACATAGCCTGCCAGGCGCCGCTGGAGAGCACGACCAGCGATTTCTGGCGCATGATCTGGGAGCAGCAGTCGCGGGTGATCGTCCAGGCGACGGATCTCAGCGAGAATGGCATTGAGCGGTGCGCCGAGTACCTGCCACCGTCGGCGACTCTGGACAACCACAGCAGCTATGGCGATTACCAGGTGACCCTCAAGCATCGCGAGGTCAAGGATCGCTATGCCATTTCCACCTTGGTTCTGAAGCGCGTGGATGGCGAGGAGAGCCGTGAGCTCACCCACTACTGGTACAAATGGCCGGAGGCGGGTGTTCCGGCCGAGGAGGCGCCCATCATCGCCATGCTGCTGGAGGCGCGTTCCTCGCTGAAGTCCTACTGCCTGGAGCAGGCCAACGAGCTGCGCGAGAAGTCCGCGACCCTGGAGACGTCAATGGATGCGGACGGCAGCAAAGCCGAGGCGGGCAGCACGTCCAGCCACGAGATTAATGGCAACATTTCAAGTCGAAGCGCTGCACGCAGTCAGCAGGG ACCGCTAACCGTTCACTGTTCTCCAGGCACGGGACGAACCGGTACCATTATAGCGTCGGACATGGCCATCCGCAGTCTGGAAACGCCGAAGCGGTCCGTGGACATCCCCCAACTGGTTTACTACGTGCGACGGGGACGTGCCAGCGCCGTGCAGACCAAGGAGCAGTATGAATTTATCTACAAGGTGGCCAGCATGTATGCGGCCAAGATCACAAATCTGTCCAACGACAACTGA